One Desulfobacteraceae bacterium genomic window carries:
- a CDS encoding aminotransferase class I/II-fold pyridoxal phosphate-dependent enzyme: MTKFSRLDRLPPYVFATVNQIKMDARHRGEDIIDLGMGNPDIGTPEHIVAKLVEAAQKPHNHRYSASMGINRLRVAIAKWYKDRFDVEIDPQHEAIVTIGVKEGLSHLVLVTIRPGDVVFTPNPTYPIHPYSAIIAGGDVRGVPVGPGEDFFENLLNATKQTWPRPKLLTLSYPHNPTTEVVDLAFFEKIVAFAKEHDIMVIHDFAYADLTFDGYKAPSFLQAKGARDVGVEFFSLSKSYSMPGWRVGFCVGNPEIIAALRRIKSYLDYGIFQPIQIASIIALEGDQSCVAEIRDTYRERRDALINALNRVGWEIPSPKGTMFVWAKIPQQHLHMGSVEFAKFLIREAKVAVSPGLGFGEYGDEYVRFALIENKMRINQAARGIRKIM, encoded by the coding sequence ATGACCAAGTTCTCGCGGCTTGACCGCCTGCCCCCTTACGTTTTCGCCACGGTCAACCAGATCAAGATGGATGCCCGCCACCGCGGGGAGGATATCATCGACCTGGGGATGGGCAACCCCGATATCGGCACCCCCGAGCACATCGTGGCCAAGCTGGTCGAGGCCGCCCAAAAACCCCACAACCACCGCTATTCGGCCTCCATGGGCATCAACCGGCTGCGGGTGGCCATCGCCAAGTGGTACAAGGACCGCTTCGATGTGGAGATCGACCCCCAGCACGAGGCCATCGTGACCATCGGCGTCAAGGAGGGGCTCTCCCACCTGGTGCTGGTCACCATCCGCCCCGGCGACGTGGTCTTCACCCCCAACCCGACCTACCCCATCCACCCCTACTCGGCGATCATCGCCGGCGGAGATGTGCGCGGGGTGCCGGTGGGGCCGGGGGAGGACTTCTTCGAAAACCTGCTCAACGCCACCAAACAGACCTGGCCGCGCCCCAAGCTGCTGACCCTCTCCTACCCCCACAACCCCACCACCGAGGTGGTGGATCTGGCGTTCTTCGAGAAAATCGTGGCCTTCGCCAAAGAGCACGACATCATGGTGATTCACGATTTCGCCTATGCCGATCTGACATTTGACGGTTACAAGGCCCCGAGCTTTCTGCAGGCCAAGGGCGCCCGGGATGTCGGGGTGGAGTTTTTCTCGCTTTCCAAGAGCTACAGCATGCCCGGTTGGCGGGTGGGCTTCTGCGTCGGCAACCCCGAGATCATCGCCGCCCTGCGGCGCATCAAGAGCTACCTCGACTACGGCATTTTCCAGCCGATCCAGATCGCCTCGATCATCGCCCTGGAGGGAGACCAGAGCTGCGTCGCCGAGATCCGCGACACCTACCGCGAGCGCCGCGACGCCCTGATCAACGCCCTCAACCGGGTCGGCTGGGAGATCCCCAGCCCCAAGGGCACGATGTTCGTGTGGGCCAAAATTCCCCAGCAGCACCTGCACATGGGGTCGGTGGAATTCGCCAAGTTTCTGATCCGCGAGGCCAAGGTGGCCGTCTCACCGGGGCTCGGGTTCGGCGAATACGGCGACGAGTACGTGCGCTTTGCGCTGATCGAAAACAAGATGCGGATCAACCAGGCGGCCCGCGGTATTCGCAAAATCATGTAG
- the purM gene encoding phosphoribosylformylglycinamidine cyclo-ligase: MDKPLTYADAGVDIDKANDFVATIKDIARQTPRNGVMGEIGGFGGLFSLNLANLETPVLVSSTDGVGTKLKIAFMMDKHDTVGIDLVAMVVNDIAVQGAKPLFFLDYLAMGKLDTRIATEVITGVAQGCKLAVCALIGGETAEMPGFYGGGEYDLVGFSVGVVDNTRIVDGSEIHVGNKLVGVASSGVHSNGYSLARKICFETLKLKVDSHVTDLGRTIGEELLTPTKIYSETIQNIIRDLPVLGLAHITGGGIPDNVVRIIPKACSVVVYKNSWEIPPIFQFMQAAGKVSDMEMMRTFNNGIGLIAVVPERAAQDLVERLNGMGEKATIIGEIEERKGGEARVRWEVR; the protein is encoded by the coding sequence ATGGACAAGCCTTTGACGTATGCTGATGCCGGCGTCGATATCGACAAGGCCAACGATTTTGTGGCGACCATCAAGGATATTGCCAGACAAACCCCGCGTAACGGGGTGATGGGGGAGATCGGCGGTTTCGGCGGCCTGTTTTCGCTCAACCTGGCCAACCTGGAAACGCCGGTTCTGGTGAGCTCCACCGACGGGGTGGGCACCAAGCTCAAGATCGCCTTCATGATGGACAAGCACGACACCGTCGGGATCGACCTGGTGGCCATGGTGGTCAACGACATCGCCGTCCAGGGGGCCAAGCCGCTCTTTTTCCTGGACTATCTCGCCATGGGAAAGCTGGACACGCGCATCGCCACCGAGGTCATCACGGGGGTGGCCCAGGGCTGCAAGCTCGCCGTCTGCGCCCTGATCGGCGGTGAAACCGCCGAGATGCCCGGCTTTTACGGCGGGGGCGAATACGATCTGGTGGGCTTTTCGGTGGGCGTGGTGGACAACACCCGGATCGTCGACGGCTCAGAGATTCACGTGGGCAACAAACTGGTCGGGGTCGCCTCCAGCGGGGTTCACAGCAACGGCTACTCCCTGGCGCGCAAAATCTGCTTCGAGACGCTGAAGCTGAAAGTCGACTCCCACGTAACGGATCTGGGCCGCACCATCGGCGAGGAGCTGCTGACCCCCACCAAGATCTACTCCGAAACCATCCAGAACATCATCCGCGATCTGCCGGTGCTGGGGCTGGCCCACATCACCGGGGGGGGCATTCCCGACAACGTTGTGCGCATCATTCCCAAGGCCTGCAGCGTGGTGGTCTACAAAAACTCGTGGGAGATCCCGCCGATTTTCCAGTTCATGCAGGCCGCGGGCAAAGTCTCGGACATGGAGATGATGCGGACCTTCAACAACGGCATCGGGCTGATCGCCGTGGTGCCGGAGCGCGCCGCCCAGGATCTGGTCGAGCGCCTGAACGGGATGGGCGAAAAAGCCACCATCATCGGTGAAATCGAAGAGCGCAAGGG